In Eupeodes corollae chromosome 3, idEupCoro1.1, whole genome shotgun sequence, a single genomic region encodes these proteins:
- the LOC129950932 gene encoding putative inorganic phosphate cotransporter isoform X1, whose translation MTRSDVFSLKKKNKDVPQDCILGPDMYIVGYISNIESPVLGVRHVQVLLLFLCIVVNYMGRLNVSVAVVAMTNAKTTNPNYDEYSWNEKQKSYILSSFYWGYILTQFPGSYMCRKCGAKFTMFISTLGSAFLSFITPICMPLGDGEGWQVYCGIRVVQGLFQGLFYSCIHEHLAKWSPVEERTRLGALCHTGMEIGTILAMGVTGLIAQSSLGWPGISYISGGLGLVWCAVWLLFADNTPTTSKFISSEELRYILDSQLRDDSVHKKITIPWKAIFTSVPFFSLMVVRSAEAWGYSTIQAEIPSYLRGVLDMDIKINAFFSALPFLAMFIISYIYLIATDILLKKDIFTLATLRKTINSIAMWIPSATLVAVGFLDETQKILAIVLMTLTVGFNGGVTIGSGLNTIDLSSNHAVILIGIINTVVSCVSLVTPLSVGIIVTDATDRSQWQIIFIISAVMFFLGNLQFIFLGTTETQVWNHENFLAGGTPNIEQADGISVPKCLKPDPLNPMDSYIWRIE comes from the exons atgACTAGAAgtgatgttttttctttaaaaaaaaaaaataaagatgttccTCAAGATTGCATACTTGGACCAGATATGTACATTGTTGGTTATATCAGTAATATTGAAA GTCCTGTTTTGGGGGTTCGCCATGTCCAAGTGCTTCTTTTATTTCTATGCATTGTTGTCAACTATATGGGTCGTCTGAACGTTTCTGTTGCGGTTGTGGCGATGACAAACGCAAAAACTACAAATCCAAACTATGAT GAATACTCTtggaatgaaaaacaaaaatcctacATTCTCAGCAGCTTCTACTGGGGATACATTCTTACACAGTTCCCTGGCAGTTATATGTGTCGGAAATGTGGTGCAAAATTCACTATGTTCATCTCAACTCTGGGATCGGCGTTTTTAAGTTTCATTACTCCAATTTGTATGCCTTTGGGTGATGGTGAAGGTTGGCAGGTTTATTGTGGAATTAGAGTGGTTCAAGGACTTTTTCAAGGATTGTTCTATTCCTGCATTCACGAACACTTGGCCAAGTGGTCACCAGTTGAGGAACGAACTCGTTTAGGAGCTCTGTGTCATACAGGCATGGAAATTGGTACAATTTTGGCAATGGGAGTAACTGGGCTCATAGCCCAATCAAGTTTGGGATGGCCTGGAATTTCGTACATATCAGGTGGCCTGGGCCTAGTTTGGTGCGCTGTGTGGCTCTTATTTGCCGATAATACACCGACTACTTCCAAATTCATAAGCTCCGAGGAACTGAGATATATTTTAGACTCACAACTAAGAGATGACAGTGTACACAAGAAGATCACAATTCCATGGAAGGCCATTTTCACTTCAGTTCCATTCTTTTCTCTCATGGTTGTTCGGTCAGCTGAGGCTTGGGGCTATTCGACTATTCAAGCCGAAATTCCATCTTACTTGCGTGGCGTTCTTGACATGGACATTAAAATCAATGCCTTTTTCTCAGCACTTCCATTTCTAGCCATGTTCATAATATCGTATATCTACCTCATTGCAACGGATATCCTAttgaaaaaggatattttcaCTCTGGCAACCCTGAGAAAAACCATTAACTCAATTGCGATGTGGATTCCATCAGCAACACTTGTTGCAGTGGGATTTTTGGATGAAACTCAAAAGATATTGGCCATTGTTCTAATGACTCTAACGGTGGGTTTCAATGGCGGAGTTACAATCGGAAGTGGCTTGAATACAATCGACTTATCATCGAATCATGCCGTTATATTGATTGGAATCATTAACACAGTAGTGAGTTGTGTTTCTTTGGTGACACCTTTGTCCGTGGGTATTATCGTAACTGATGCT acTGATCGATCGCAGtggcaaattatttttataatctcaGCTGTCATGTTCTTTTTGGGGAACTTACAATTCATCTTCCTCGGAACAACAGAAACTCAAGTTTGGAACCATGAAAACTTCTTAGCTGGAGGAACACCAAACATAGAACAGGCCGATGGAATTAGTGTTCCCAAGTGCTTAAAGCCGGATCCACTAAATCCAATGGATAGTTATATCTGGAGAATAGAATAG
- the LOC129950932 gene encoding putative inorganic phosphate cotransporter isoform X3 has translation MAYSGLNKGPVLGVRHVQVLLLFLCIVVNYMGRLNVSVAVVAMTNAKTTNPNYDEYSWNEKQKSYILSSFYWGYILTQFPGSYMCRKCGAKFTMFISTLGSAFLSFITPICMPLGDGEGWQVYCGIRVVQGLFQGLFYSCIHEHLAKWSPVEERTRLGALCHTGMEIGTILAMGVTGLIAQSSLGWPGISYISGGLGLVWCAVWLLFADNTPTTSKFISSEELRYILDSQLRDDSVHKKITIPWKAIFTSVPFFSLMVVRSAEAWGYSTIQAEIPSYLRGVLDMDIKINAFFSALPFLAMFIISYIYLIATDILLKKDIFTLATLRKTINSIAMWIPSATLVAVGFLDETQKILAIVLMTLTVGFNGGVTIGSGLNTIDLSSNHAVILIGIINTVVSCVSLVTPLSVGIIVTDATDRSQWQIIFIISAVMFFLGNLQFIFLGTTETQVWNHENFLAGGTPNIEQADGISVPKCLKPDPLNPMDSYIWRIE, from the exons ATGGCTTATTCCGGCTTAAATAAAG GTCCTGTTTTGGGGGTTCGCCATGTCCAAGTGCTTCTTTTATTTCTATGCATTGTTGTCAACTATATGGGTCGTCTGAACGTTTCTGTTGCGGTTGTGGCGATGACAAACGCAAAAACTACAAATCCAAACTATGAT GAATACTCTtggaatgaaaaacaaaaatcctacATTCTCAGCAGCTTCTACTGGGGATACATTCTTACACAGTTCCCTGGCAGTTATATGTGTCGGAAATGTGGTGCAAAATTCACTATGTTCATCTCAACTCTGGGATCGGCGTTTTTAAGTTTCATTACTCCAATTTGTATGCCTTTGGGTGATGGTGAAGGTTGGCAGGTTTATTGTGGAATTAGAGTGGTTCAAGGACTTTTTCAAGGATTGTTCTATTCCTGCATTCACGAACACTTGGCCAAGTGGTCACCAGTTGAGGAACGAACTCGTTTAGGAGCTCTGTGTCATACAGGCATGGAAATTGGTACAATTTTGGCAATGGGAGTAACTGGGCTCATAGCCCAATCAAGTTTGGGATGGCCTGGAATTTCGTACATATCAGGTGGCCTGGGCCTAGTTTGGTGCGCTGTGTGGCTCTTATTTGCCGATAATACACCGACTACTTCCAAATTCATAAGCTCCGAGGAACTGAGATATATTTTAGACTCACAACTAAGAGATGACAGTGTACACAAGAAGATCACAATTCCATGGAAGGCCATTTTCACTTCAGTTCCATTCTTTTCTCTCATGGTTGTTCGGTCAGCTGAGGCTTGGGGCTATTCGACTATTCAAGCCGAAATTCCATCTTACTTGCGTGGCGTTCTTGACATGGACATTAAAATCAATGCCTTTTTCTCAGCACTTCCATTTCTAGCCATGTTCATAATATCGTATATCTACCTCATTGCAACGGATATCCTAttgaaaaaggatattttcaCTCTGGCAACCCTGAGAAAAACCATTAACTCAATTGCGATGTGGATTCCATCAGCAACACTTGTTGCAGTGGGATTTTTGGATGAAACTCAAAAGATATTGGCCATTGTTCTAATGACTCTAACGGTGGGTTTCAATGGCGGAGTTACAATCGGAAGTGGCTTGAATACAATCGACTTATCATCGAATCATGCCGTTATATTGATTGGAATCATTAACACAGTAGTGAGTTGTGTTTCTTTGGTGACACCTTTGTCCGTGGGTATTATCGTAACTGATGCT acTGATCGATCGCAGtggcaaattatttttataatctcaGCTGTCATGTTCTTTTTGGGGAACTTACAATTCATCTTCCTCGGAACAACAGAAACTCAAGTTTGGAACCATGAAAACTTCTTAGCTGGAGGAACACCAAACATAGAACAGGCCGATGGAATTAGTGTTCCCAAGTGCTTAAAGCCGGATCCACTAAATCCAATGGATAGTTATATCTGGAGAATAGAATAG
- the LOC129950932 gene encoding putative inorganic phosphate cotransporter isoform X4 encodes MKKYIKGPVLGVRHVQVLLLFLCIVVNYMGRLNVSVAVVAMTNAKTTNPNYDEYSWNEKQKSYILSSFYWGYILTQFPGSYMCRKCGAKFTMFISTLGSAFLSFITPICMPLGDGEGWQVYCGIRVVQGLFQGLFYSCIHEHLAKWSPVEERTRLGALCHTGMEIGTILAMGVTGLIAQSSLGWPGISYISGGLGLVWCAVWLLFADNTPTTSKFISSEELRYILDSQLRDDSVHKKITIPWKAIFTSVPFFSLMVVRSAEAWGYSTIQAEIPSYLRGVLDMDIKINAFFSALPFLAMFIISYIYLIATDILLKKDIFTLATLRKTINSIAMWIPSATLVAVGFLDETQKILAIVLMTLTVGFNGGVTIGSGLNTIDLSSNHAVILIGIINTVVSCVSLVTPLSVGIIVTDATDRSQWQIIFIISAVMFFLGNLQFIFLGTTETQVWNHENFLAGGTPNIEQADGISVPKCLKPDPLNPMDSYIWRIE; translated from the exons atgaaaaaatatattaaag GTCCTGTTTTGGGGGTTCGCCATGTCCAAGTGCTTCTTTTATTTCTATGCATTGTTGTCAACTATATGGGTCGTCTGAACGTTTCTGTTGCGGTTGTGGCGATGACAAACGCAAAAACTACAAATCCAAACTATGAT GAATACTCTtggaatgaaaaacaaaaatcctacATTCTCAGCAGCTTCTACTGGGGATACATTCTTACACAGTTCCCTGGCAGTTATATGTGTCGGAAATGTGGTGCAAAATTCACTATGTTCATCTCAACTCTGGGATCGGCGTTTTTAAGTTTCATTACTCCAATTTGTATGCCTTTGGGTGATGGTGAAGGTTGGCAGGTTTATTGTGGAATTAGAGTGGTTCAAGGACTTTTTCAAGGATTGTTCTATTCCTGCATTCACGAACACTTGGCCAAGTGGTCACCAGTTGAGGAACGAACTCGTTTAGGAGCTCTGTGTCATACAGGCATGGAAATTGGTACAATTTTGGCAATGGGAGTAACTGGGCTCATAGCCCAATCAAGTTTGGGATGGCCTGGAATTTCGTACATATCAGGTGGCCTGGGCCTAGTTTGGTGCGCTGTGTGGCTCTTATTTGCCGATAATACACCGACTACTTCCAAATTCATAAGCTCCGAGGAACTGAGATATATTTTAGACTCACAACTAAGAGATGACAGTGTACACAAGAAGATCACAATTCCATGGAAGGCCATTTTCACTTCAGTTCCATTCTTTTCTCTCATGGTTGTTCGGTCAGCTGAGGCTTGGGGCTATTCGACTATTCAAGCCGAAATTCCATCTTACTTGCGTGGCGTTCTTGACATGGACATTAAAATCAATGCCTTTTTCTCAGCACTTCCATTTCTAGCCATGTTCATAATATCGTATATCTACCTCATTGCAACGGATATCCTAttgaaaaaggatattttcaCTCTGGCAACCCTGAGAAAAACCATTAACTCAATTGCGATGTGGATTCCATCAGCAACACTTGTTGCAGTGGGATTTTTGGATGAAACTCAAAAGATATTGGCCATTGTTCTAATGACTCTAACGGTGGGTTTCAATGGCGGAGTTACAATCGGAAGTGGCTTGAATACAATCGACTTATCATCGAATCATGCCGTTATATTGATTGGAATCATTAACACAGTAGTGAGTTGTGTTTCTTTGGTGACACCTTTGTCCGTGGGTATTATCGTAACTGATGCT acTGATCGATCGCAGtggcaaattatttttataatctcaGCTGTCATGTTCTTTTTGGGGAACTTACAATTCATCTTCCTCGGAACAACAGAAACTCAAGTTTGGAACCATGAAAACTTCTTAGCTGGAGGAACACCAAACATAGAACAGGCCGATGGAATTAGTGTTCCCAAGTGCTTAAAGCCGGATCCACTAAATCCAATGGATAGTTATATCTGGAGAATAGAATAG
- the LOC129950932 gene encoding putative inorganic phosphate cotransporter isoform X5, producing the protein MLCPVLGVRHVQVLLLFLCIVVNYMGRLNVSVAVVAMTNAKTTNPNYDEYSWNEKQKSYILSSFYWGYILTQFPGSYMCRKCGAKFTMFISTLGSAFLSFITPICMPLGDGEGWQVYCGIRVVQGLFQGLFYSCIHEHLAKWSPVEERTRLGALCHTGMEIGTILAMGVTGLIAQSSLGWPGISYISGGLGLVWCAVWLLFADNTPTTSKFISSEELRYILDSQLRDDSVHKKITIPWKAIFTSVPFFSLMVVRSAEAWGYSTIQAEIPSYLRGVLDMDIKINAFFSALPFLAMFIISYIYLIATDILLKKDIFTLATLRKTINSIAMWIPSATLVAVGFLDETQKILAIVLMTLTVGFNGGVTIGSGLNTIDLSSNHAVILIGIINTVVSCVSLVTPLSVGIIVTDATDRSQWQIIFIISAVMFFLGNLQFIFLGTTETQVWNHENFLAGGTPNIEQADGISVPKCLKPDPLNPMDSYIWRIE; encoded by the exons ATGTTAT GTCCTGTTTTGGGGGTTCGCCATGTCCAAGTGCTTCTTTTATTTCTATGCATTGTTGTCAACTATATGGGTCGTCTGAACGTTTCTGTTGCGGTTGTGGCGATGACAAACGCAAAAACTACAAATCCAAACTATGAT GAATACTCTtggaatgaaaaacaaaaatcctacATTCTCAGCAGCTTCTACTGGGGATACATTCTTACACAGTTCCCTGGCAGTTATATGTGTCGGAAATGTGGTGCAAAATTCACTATGTTCATCTCAACTCTGGGATCGGCGTTTTTAAGTTTCATTACTCCAATTTGTATGCCTTTGGGTGATGGTGAAGGTTGGCAGGTTTATTGTGGAATTAGAGTGGTTCAAGGACTTTTTCAAGGATTGTTCTATTCCTGCATTCACGAACACTTGGCCAAGTGGTCACCAGTTGAGGAACGAACTCGTTTAGGAGCTCTGTGTCATACAGGCATGGAAATTGGTACAATTTTGGCAATGGGAGTAACTGGGCTCATAGCCCAATCAAGTTTGGGATGGCCTGGAATTTCGTACATATCAGGTGGCCTGGGCCTAGTTTGGTGCGCTGTGTGGCTCTTATTTGCCGATAATACACCGACTACTTCCAAATTCATAAGCTCCGAGGAACTGAGATATATTTTAGACTCACAACTAAGAGATGACAGTGTACACAAGAAGATCACAATTCCATGGAAGGCCATTTTCACTTCAGTTCCATTCTTTTCTCTCATGGTTGTTCGGTCAGCTGAGGCTTGGGGCTATTCGACTATTCAAGCCGAAATTCCATCTTACTTGCGTGGCGTTCTTGACATGGACATTAAAATCAATGCCTTTTTCTCAGCACTTCCATTTCTAGCCATGTTCATAATATCGTATATCTACCTCATTGCAACGGATATCCTAttgaaaaaggatattttcaCTCTGGCAACCCTGAGAAAAACCATTAACTCAATTGCGATGTGGATTCCATCAGCAACACTTGTTGCAGTGGGATTTTTGGATGAAACTCAAAAGATATTGGCCATTGTTCTAATGACTCTAACGGTGGGTTTCAATGGCGGAGTTACAATCGGAAGTGGCTTGAATACAATCGACTTATCATCGAATCATGCCGTTATATTGATTGGAATCATTAACACAGTAGTGAGTTGTGTTTCTTTGGTGACACCTTTGTCCGTGGGTATTATCGTAACTGATGCT acTGATCGATCGCAGtggcaaattatttttataatctcaGCTGTCATGTTCTTTTTGGGGAACTTACAATTCATCTTCCTCGGAACAACAGAAACTCAAGTTTGGAACCATGAAAACTTCTTAGCTGGAGGAACACCAAACATAGAACAGGCCGATGGAATTAGTGTTCCCAAGTGCTTAAAGCCGGATCCACTAAATCCAATGGATAGTTATATCTGGAGAATAGAATAG
- the LOC129950277 gene encoding putative inorganic phosphate cotransporter has protein sequence MSMKFSSKGPLLGIRHLQVILLLIAIFIQIYVRFSVSISVVAMTNSGKLNPNFEEFKWNTMEINYILGGFFWGFTITQFPGSFLCRLYGVKIILFASVLGSSVFAFITPFCVPLGGWRIFCSIRFIQGLFQGLVYPCIHNHLANWSPIAERNFLGGITLSGQDLGALVAMFGSGLLASSNLGWPGIFYISGAVGIGWCFVWLMFGSNSPSESNWISHHEQKYLIGSIDKTTITESIQKIPVPWRAIWTSSPFWALLVSVCAEAFGFTTLEAQIPSYLDGVLEVDINKNGLYSSLPYLALWLMGFVYLFVSIVLLKKKVLTLTILRRTFNTLALWLPAVGFIGIGFIEKEHKLLAIILLTVMMGLHSGTTIGSSLNTLDLSPNHAGMLVGVLYTLASGFGILSPLTVGLIVHDQHDRRQWQLVFIISALVFFLGNLFYTIFGSTEVQLWNDSNFLPAKGDTHIRNKDIEKQSK, from the exons ATGTCCATGAAGTTCAGTAGCAAAG gacCTTTATTGGGTATTCGTCATTTGCAGGTGATATTGTTGCTCATAGCAATATTTATCCAGATTTATGTGAGATTCAGTGTGAGCATATCTGTTGTGGCCATGACGAATAGTGGTAAACTGAATCCAAATTTTGAA gAATTTAAATGGAACACTATGGAAATAAATTACATACTAGGTGGATTTTTTTGGGGCTTCACAATAACCCAATTTCCTGGAAGCTTTTTATGTCGACTTTATGGCGTTAAGATTATTCTATTTGCATCAGTCTTAGGTTCATCGGTATTTGCGTTTATTACTCCGTTTTGTGTACCTCTCGGAGGATGGAGGATTTTCTGTTCAATTCGGTTTATCCAAGGTCTCTTCCAAGGACTCGTATACCCTTGTATTCACAATCATCTCGCAAACTGGTCTCCTATTGCAGAGCGAAATTTTCTTGGCGGTATTACACTATCCGGTCAAGATTTAGGGGCTCTTGTCGCCATGTTTGGAAGTGGTCTTTTAGCATCATCAAATCTAGGCTGGCCTGGAATATTCTACATATCTGGAGCCGTTGGAATTGGTTGGTGTTTTGTCTGGTTGATGTTTGGCTCTAACAGCCCATCCGAATCAAATTGGATTTCTcatcatgaacaaaaatatcttattgGTTCAATagataaaacaacaataacagaaAGTATCCAAAAGATTCCGGTTCCATGGCGAGCTATTTGGACATCTTCGCCATTTTGGGCTTTGCTTGTGTCTGTTTGTGCAGAAGCGTTTGGCTTCACTACTCTTGAAGCTCAAATTCCTTCGTATTTGGATGGAGTTCTTGAGGTGGATATCAACAAAAACGGGCTGTACTCATCCCTCCCATATTTAGCATTGTGGTTAATGGGGTTTGTGTACTTGTTTGTTTCAATAGTTTTACTGAAGAAAAAAGTTCTCACATTGACAATCCTGCGACGAACTTTTAACACCCTTGCACTATGGCTACCTGCTGTTGGATTTATTGGCATTGGATTCATTGAAAAAGAACATAAGCTACTTGCTATAATCTTATTGACTGTCATGATGGGACTACATTCCGGGACAACTATTGGAAGTTCTCTAAACACTCTGGATCTTTCACCAAACCATGCAGGAATGCTTGTGGGTGTTTTATATACGTTAGCCAGTGGATTTGGTATTTTGTCACCTTTAACTGTGGGGCTGATAGTTCACGATCAA cACGATCGCAGGCAATGGCAGCTTGTTTTCATAATCTCAgcacttgtattttttttggggAATTTATTTTACACAATATTTGGTTCAACGGAAGTGCAGTTGTGGAACGATTCGAACTTTCTTCCGGCAAAAGGAGATACACACATTAGAAACAAAGACAttgaaaaacaaagtaaataa
- the LOC129950932 gene encoding putative inorganic phosphate cotransporter isoform X6 gives MGRLNVSVAVVAMTNAKTTNPNYDEYSWNEKQKSYILSSFYWGYILTQFPGSYMCRKCGAKFTMFISTLGSAFLSFITPICMPLGDGEGWQVYCGIRVVQGLFQGLFYSCIHEHLAKWSPVEERTRLGALCHTGMEIGTILAMGVTGLIAQSSLGWPGISYISGGLGLVWCAVWLLFADNTPTTSKFISSEELRYILDSQLRDDSVHKKITIPWKAIFTSVPFFSLMVVRSAEAWGYSTIQAEIPSYLRGVLDMDIKINAFFSALPFLAMFIISYIYLIATDILLKKDIFTLATLRKTINSIAMWIPSATLVAVGFLDETQKILAIVLMTLTVGFNGGVTIGSGLNTIDLSSNHAVILIGIINTVVSCVSLVTPLSVGIIVTDATDRSQWQIIFIISAVMFFLGNLQFIFLGTTETQVWNHENFLAGGTPNIEQADGISVPKCLKPDPLNPMDSYIWRIE, from the exons ATGGGTCGTCTGAACGTTTCTGTTGCGGTTGTGGCGATGACAAACGCAAAAACTACAAATCCAAACTATGAT GAATACTCTtggaatgaaaaacaaaaatcctacATTCTCAGCAGCTTCTACTGGGGATACATTCTTACACAGTTCCCTGGCAGTTATATGTGTCGGAAATGTGGTGCAAAATTCACTATGTTCATCTCAACTCTGGGATCGGCGTTTTTAAGTTTCATTACTCCAATTTGTATGCCTTTGGGTGATGGTGAAGGTTGGCAGGTTTATTGTGGAATTAGAGTGGTTCAAGGACTTTTTCAAGGATTGTTCTATTCCTGCATTCACGAACACTTGGCCAAGTGGTCACCAGTTGAGGAACGAACTCGTTTAGGAGCTCTGTGTCATACAGGCATGGAAATTGGTACAATTTTGGCAATGGGAGTAACTGGGCTCATAGCCCAATCAAGTTTGGGATGGCCTGGAATTTCGTACATATCAGGTGGCCTGGGCCTAGTTTGGTGCGCTGTGTGGCTCTTATTTGCCGATAATACACCGACTACTTCCAAATTCATAAGCTCCGAGGAACTGAGATATATTTTAGACTCACAACTAAGAGATGACAGTGTACACAAGAAGATCACAATTCCATGGAAGGCCATTTTCACTTCAGTTCCATTCTTTTCTCTCATGGTTGTTCGGTCAGCTGAGGCTTGGGGCTATTCGACTATTCAAGCCGAAATTCCATCTTACTTGCGTGGCGTTCTTGACATGGACATTAAAATCAATGCCTTTTTCTCAGCACTTCCATTTCTAGCCATGTTCATAATATCGTATATCTACCTCATTGCAACGGATATCCTAttgaaaaaggatattttcaCTCTGGCAACCCTGAGAAAAACCATTAACTCAATTGCGATGTGGATTCCATCAGCAACACTTGTTGCAGTGGGATTTTTGGATGAAACTCAAAAGATATTGGCCATTGTTCTAATGACTCTAACGGTGGGTTTCAATGGCGGAGTTACAATCGGAAGTGGCTTGAATACAATCGACTTATCATCGAATCATGCCGTTATATTGATTGGAATCATTAACACAGTAGTGAGTTGTGTTTCTTTGGTGACACCTTTGTCCGTGGGTATTATCGTAACTGATGCT acTGATCGATCGCAGtggcaaattatttttataatctcaGCTGTCATGTTCTTTTTGGGGAACTTACAATTCATCTTCCTCGGAACAACAGAAACTCAAGTTTGGAACCATGAAAACTTCTTAGCTGGAGGAACACCAAACATAGAACAGGCCGATGGAATTAGTGTTCCCAAGTGCTTAAAGCCGGATCCACTAAATCCAATGGATAGTTATATCTGGAGAATAGAATAG
- the LOC129950932 gene encoding putative inorganic phosphate cotransporter isoform X2, protein MNLFSIRYLLLINTFADLMNYLGPVLGVRHVQVLLLFLCIVVNYMGRLNVSVAVVAMTNAKTTNPNYDEYSWNEKQKSYILSSFYWGYILTQFPGSYMCRKCGAKFTMFISTLGSAFLSFITPICMPLGDGEGWQVYCGIRVVQGLFQGLFYSCIHEHLAKWSPVEERTRLGALCHTGMEIGTILAMGVTGLIAQSSLGWPGISYISGGLGLVWCAVWLLFADNTPTTSKFISSEELRYILDSQLRDDSVHKKITIPWKAIFTSVPFFSLMVVRSAEAWGYSTIQAEIPSYLRGVLDMDIKINAFFSALPFLAMFIISYIYLIATDILLKKDIFTLATLRKTINSIAMWIPSATLVAVGFLDETQKILAIVLMTLTVGFNGGVTIGSGLNTIDLSSNHAVILIGIINTVVSCVSLVTPLSVGIIVTDATDRSQWQIIFIISAVMFFLGNLQFIFLGTTETQVWNHENFLAGGTPNIEQADGISVPKCLKPDPLNPMDSYIWRIE, encoded by the exons ATGAATTTGTTTTCCATCAGATACCTATTACTCATCAATACATTTGCTGATTTAATGAACTACCTAg GTCCTGTTTTGGGGGTTCGCCATGTCCAAGTGCTTCTTTTATTTCTATGCATTGTTGTCAACTATATGGGTCGTCTGAACGTTTCTGTTGCGGTTGTGGCGATGACAAACGCAAAAACTACAAATCCAAACTATGAT GAATACTCTtggaatgaaaaacaaaaatcctacATTCTCAGCAGCTTCTACTGGGGATACATTCTTACACAGTTCCCTGGCAGTTATATGTGTCGGAAATGTGGTGCAAAATTCACTATGTTCATCTCAACTCTGGGATCGGCGTTTTTAAGTTTCATTACTCCAATTTGTATGCCTTTGGGTGATGGTGAAGGTTGGCAGGTTTATTGTGGAATTAGAGTGGTTCAAGGACTTTTTCAAGGATTGTTCTATTCCTGCATTCACGAACACTTGGCCAAGTGGTCACCAGTTGAGGAACGAACTCGTTTAGGAGCTCTGTGTCATACAGGCATGGAAATTGGTACAATTTTGGCAATGGGAGTAACTGGGCTCATAGCCCAATCAAGTTTGGGATGGCCTGGAATTTCGTACATATCAGGTGGCCTGGGCCTAGTTTGGTGCGCTGTGTGGCTCTTATTTGCCGATAATACACCGACTACTTCCAAATTCATAAGCTCCGAGGAACTGAGATATATTTTAGACTCACAACTAAGAGATGACAGTGTACACAAGAAGATCACAATTCCATGGAAGGCCATTTTCACTTCAGTTCCATTCTTTTCTCTCATGGTTGTTCGGTCAGCTGAGGCTTGGGGCTATTCGACTATTCAAGCCGAAATTCCATCTTACTTGCGTGGCGTTCTTGACATGGACATTAAAATCAATGCCTTTTTCTCAGCACTTCCATTTCTAGCCATGTTCATAATATCGTATATCTACCTCATTGCAACGGATATCCTAttgaaaaaggatattttcaCTCTGGCAACCCTGAGAAAAACCATTAACTCAATTGCGATGTGGATTCCATCAGCAACACTTGTTGCAGTGGGATTTTTGGATGAAACTCAAAAGATATTGGCCATTGTTCTAATGACTCTAACGGTGGGTTTCAATGGCGGAGTTACAATCGGAAGTGGCTTGAATACAATCGACTTATCATCGAATCATGCCGTTATATTGATTGGAATCATTAACACAGTAGTGAGTTGTGTTTCTTTGGTGACACCTTTGTCCGTGGGTATTATCGTAACTGATGCT acTGATCGATCGCAGtggcaaattatttttataatctcaGCTGTCATGTTCTTTTTGGGGAACTTACAATTCATCTTCCTCGGAACAACAGAAACTCAAGTTTGGAACCATGAAAACTTCTTAGCTGGAGGAACACCAAACATAGAACAGGCCGATGGAATTAGTGTTCCCAAGTGCTTAAAGCCGGATCCACTAAATCCAATGGATAGTTATATCTGGAGAATAGAATAG